One genomic region from Saccharomyces cerevisiae S288C chromosome XI, complete sequence encodes:
- the TRP3 gene encoding bifunctional anthranilate synthase/indole-3-glycerol-phosphate synthase (Indole-3-glycerol-phosphate synthase; forms bifunctional hetero-oligomeric anthranilate synthase:indole-3-glycerol phosphate synthase enzyme complex with Trp2p), with product MSVHAATNPINKHVVLIDNYDSFTWNVYEYLCQEGAKVSVYRNDAITVPEIAALNPDTLLISPGPGHPKTDSGISRDCIRYFTGKIPVFGICMGQQCMFDVFGGEVAYAGEIVHGKTSPISHDNCGIFKNVPQGIAVTRYHSLAGTESSLPSCLKVTASTENGIIMGVRHKKYTVEGVQFHPESILTEEGHLMIRNILNVSGGTWEENKSSPSNSILDRIYARRKIDVNEQSKIPGFTFQDLQSNYDLGLAPPLQDFYTVLSSSHKRAVVLAEVKRASPSKGPICLKAVAAEQALKYAEAGASAISVLTEPHWFHGSLQDLVNVRKILDLKFPPKERPCVLRKEFIFSKYQILEARLAGADTVLLIVKMLSQPLLKELYSYSKDLNMEPLVEVNSKEELQRALEIGAKVVGVNNRDLHSFNVDLNTTSNLVESIPKDVLLIALSGITTRDDAEKYKKEGVHGFLVGEALMKSTDVKKFIHELCE from the coding sequence atgtctgTGCACGCTGCAACAAACCCAATCAATAAGCATGTGGTTCTAATTGACAACTACGATTCCTTTACCTGGAACGTTTACGAGTACTTGTGCCAGGAGGGCGCCAAAGTGAGCGTCTACCGTAACGATGCAATTACAGTTCCAGAAATTGCCGCCTTGAATCCCGACACATTGCTTATCTCGCCTGGACCAGGCCACCCAAAGACAGATTCTGGCATTTCAAGAGACTGTATCCGGTACTTTACTGGGAAAATTCCTGTATTTGGAATCTGTATGGGCCAGCAATGCATGTTTGACGTATTTGGTGGTGAAGTTGCCTACGCTGGTGAGATTGTCCACGGTAAAACGTCCCCAATCTCTCACGACAACTGTGGAATTTTCAAGAACGTGCCGCAAGGTATTGCTGTGACAAGATACCATTCATTGGCCGGGACAGAATCGTCCCTACCATCCTGCTTGAAGGTTACTGCGAGTACCGAAAATGGAATTATCATGGGTGTAAGACACAAGAAGTACACTGTAGAAGGTGTGCAATTTCATCCGGAATCCATCTTGACCGAGGAAGGTCATCTGATGATCAGGAACATTTTAAACGTCAGTGGAGGCACTTGGGAGGAAAACAAATCATCTCCTTCAAATTCTATTTTGGACCGTATCTATGCTCGGCGTAAAATAGACGTCAATGAGCAGTCTAAAATCCCAGGTTTCACCTTTCAAGACTTACAATCTAACTATGATTTAGGTCTTGCCCCACCGTTACAGGATTTCTACACGGTGTTGTCATCATCCCATAAAAGAGCCGTTGTTCTTGCTGAAGTCAAGCGTGCCTCTCCATCGAAGGGACCCATTTGTTTAAaagctgttgctgctgaaCAGGCTCTCAAATACGCAGAGGCTGGTGCATCCGCAATTTCCGTATTGACCGAACCTCATTGGTTTCACGGTTCGTTACAGGATTTAGTAAATGTGAGGAAAATCCtagatttgaaatttccTCCCAAGGAGAGGCCTTGTGTTTTgagaaaagaatttattttCAGCAAGTATCAAATACTAGAAGCAAGATTAGCTGGAGCTGACACTGTCCTTCTTATAGTCAAGATGCTATCTCAACCCTTATTGAAGGAACTGTACAGCTACAGTAAAGATTTGAACATGGAACCTCTCGTTGAGGTGAACTCCAAAGAGGAATTACAAAGGGCTCTAGAAATTGGTGCTAAAGTTGTAGGTGTCAATAATAGGGACCTGCATTCATTCAACGTAGACCTAAATACCACCAGTAACTTGGTAGAATCTATTCCAAAGGATGTTCTTCTAATTGCTCTATCGGGAATTACCACCAGGGACGATgctgaaaaatacaaaaaagaaggtGTCCATGGATTTTTAGTGGGTGAAGCCCTAATGAAATCAACCGATGTGAAGAAGTTCATTCATGAATTATGCGAATAA
- the YRA2 gene encoding Yra2p (Member of the REF (RNA and export factor binding proteins) family; when overexpressed, can substitute for the function of Yra1p in export of poly(A)+ mRNA from the nucleus), which translates to MDKAFDEIIGNSHTDSSSNHKVTRYRRRDLRNELGPRLGFAPSDAASRSKDRLYREREEPPLPKRIRISKIPLDVSDYTLDDMIKEFGSPIFSKIFDNKEDRTCIYEFEDPEVLEKIVERYNGHELHNAKIEVEIYQPQRKHSRMNAHNRRKQTAQEHGRGRPGSHYRQKPNRVSKKNKGREKNNTPTSVEALDAELDAYMKG; encoded by the coding sequence ATGGACAAAGCATTTGACGAAATTATTGGAAATAGTCACACAGACAGCTCATCTAATCATAAGGTAACGAGATACCGCAGAAGGGATTTAAGAAATGAATTAGGACCTAGACTGGGATTTGCGCCTTCGGATGCTGCATCAAGGTCGAAAGATCGCCTTTATAGAGAGAGGGAAGAGCCTCCTTTGCCTAAGAGAATTAGAATATCCAAAATCCCACTAGACGTTTCTGACTACACCCTCGATGATATGATTAAAGAGTTTGGCTCGCCAATATTttcgaaaatttttgacaatAAAGAGGATCGTACATGTATTTACGAATTTGAAGACCCAGaagttttggaaaagattGTCGAGCGTTATAATGGACATGAGTTACATAATGCAAAAATTGAAGTGGAGATTTACCAACCACAGAGAAAGCATTCTAGAATGAATGCCCACAACCGTCGCAAACAGACGGCTCAAGAACACGGAAGAGGCAGGCCAGGGAGCCATTATCGCCAAAAGCCTAACAGAGTCTCCAAAAAGAACAAGGGCCGTGAGAAGAATAACACTCCTACTTCTGTCGAAGCTCTTGACGCTGAATTAGATGCTTACATGAAAGGTTAA
- the UBA1 gene encoding E1 ubiquitin-activating protein UBA1 (Ubiquitin activating enzyme (E1); involved in ubiquitin-mediated protein degradation and essential for viability; protein abundance increases in response to DNA replication stress): MSSNNSGLSAAGEIDESLYSRQLYVLGKEAMLKMQTSNVLILGLKGLGVEIAKNVVLAGVKSMTVFDPEPVQLADLSTQFFLTEKDIGQKRGDVTRAKLAELNAYVPVNVLDSLDDVTQLSQFQVVVATDTVSLEDKVKINEFCHSSGIRFISSETRGLFGNTFVDLGDEFTVLDPTGEEPRTGMVSDIEPDGTVTMLDDNRHGLEDGNFVRFSEVEGLDKLNDGTLFKVEVLGPFAFRIGSVKEYGEYKKGGIFTEVKVPRKISFKSLKQQLSNPEFVFSDFAKFDRAAQLHLGFQALHQFAVRHNGELPRTMNDEDANELIKLVTDLSVQQPEVLGEGVDVNEDLIKELSYQARGDIPGVVAFFGGLVAQEVLKACSGKFTPLKQFMYFDSLESLPDPKNFPRNEKTTQPVNSRYDNQIAVFGLDFQKKIANSKVFLVGSGAIGCEMLKNWALLGLGSGSDGYIVVTDNDSIEKSNLNRQFLFRPKDVGKNKSEVAAEAVCAMNPDLKGKINAKIDKVGPETEEIFNDSFWESLDFVTNALDNVDARTYVDRRCVFYRKPLLESGTLGTKGNTQVIIPRLTESYSSSRDPPEKSIPLCTLRSFPNKIDHTIAWAKSLFQGYFTDSAENVNMYLTQPNFVEQTLKQSGDVKGVLESISDSLSSKPHNFEDCIKWARLEFEKKFNHDIKQLLFNFPKDAKTSNGEPFWSGAKRAPTPLEFDIYNNDHFHFVVAGASLRAYNYGIKSDDSNSKPNVDEYKSVIDHMIIPEFTPNANLKIQVNDDDPDPNANAANGSDEIDQLVSSLPDPSTLAGFKLEPVDFEKDDDTNHHIEFITACSNCRAQNYFIETADRQKTKFIAGRIIPAIATTTSLVTGLVNLELYKLIDNKTDIEQYKNGFVNLALPFFGFSEPIASPKGEYNNKKYDKIWDRFDIKGDIKLSDLIEHFEKDEGLEITMLSYGVSLLYASFFPPKKLKERLNLPITQLVKLVTKKDIPAHVSTMILEICADDKEGEDVEVPFITIHL; encoded by the coding sequence ATGAGCAGCAATAATAGTGGTCTCTCTGCCGCCGGAGAAATCGATGAAAGTCTTTATTCTCGTCAACTTTATGTGTTGGGTAAGGAAGCaatgttgaaaatgcaAACCTCCAACGTATTAATTCTCGGCTTGAAGGGGCTAGGTGTTGAGATAGCGAAGAACGTTGTGTTGGCAGGTGTCAAATCTATGACCGTTTTTGACCCTGAGCCGGTTCAATTGGCAGACTTATCAACccaattctttttgaccGAAAAGGATATTGGTCAAAAGAGAGGAGATGTGACCAGAGCCAAATTGGCAGAGTTGAACGCATATGTCCCGGTTAATGTGCTGGATTCCTTAGACGATGTTACCCAATTGAGTCAATTCCAGGTCGTTGTCGCTACGGACACTGTTTCTTTGGAAGATAAGGTGAAAATCAACGAATTTTGCCATTCCTCCGGTATTAGATTCATTTCCTCGGAGACAAGAGGGCTGTTTGGTAACACCTTCGTAGACCTAGGTGACGAGTTCACAGTGTTGGACCCAACGGGTGAAGAACCTCGCACTGGTATGGTTTCAGACATCGAGCCCGATGGAACAGTGACCATGCTAGATGATAACAGACACGGGTTGGAAGACGGAAATTTTGTCAGGTTCTCCGAAGTAGAAGGTCTTGATAAGTTGAATGATGGGACCCTTTTTAAAGTTGAGGTTTTGGGGCCCTTTGCATTCAGAATTGGTTCAGTCAAAGAATATGGCGAGTATAAGAAGGGCGGTATCTTCACCGAAGTCAAAGTACCCCGTAAAATCTCATTCAAGTCTTTGAAACAACAACTGTCCAATCCTGAGTTTGTTTTTTCGGATTTTGCTAAATTTGACAGAGCTGCTCAATTGCATTTGGGATTTCAGGCTTTACATCAGTTTGCCGTTAGACATAATGGTGAACTGCCAAGAACAATGAATGACGAAGACGCCAATGAATTAATCAAGTTGGTCACCGATTTGTCCGTTCAGCAACCGGAGGTTCTGGGTGAAGGTGTAGATGTTAATGAAGATTTAATCAAAGAGCTTTCCTATCAGGCAAGAGGTGACATACCGGGTGTCGTAGCATTTTTCGGTGGCCTTGTGGCACAAGAAGTGTTAAAAGCATGTTCTGGTAAATTTACTCCGCTAAAGCAATTTATGTACTTTGATTCCTTGGAATCATTGCCAGATCCTAAAAACTTCCCAAGAAATGAGAAGACTACTCAGCCAGTAAACTCTCGTTACGATAATCAAATCGCGGTTTTCGGTTTGGATTTTCAGAAAAAGATTGCCAATTCAAAGGTCTTTCTTGTCGGATCTGGTGCCATTGGTTGTGagatgttgaaaaattgggCACTTTTGGGGCTTGGTTCTGGCTCCGACGGTTACATCGTTGTTACGGATAACGATTCGATCGAAAAGTCCAACTTAAACCGTCAGTTCTTGTTTAGACCAAAGGATGTCGGAAAGAACAAATCTGAAGTAGCGGCAGAGGCCGTTTGTGCTATGAACCCCGATTTGAAGGGCAAGATAAATGCtaaaattgataaagtGGGGCCAGAAACTGAGGAAATATTTAATGACTCCTTTTGGGAAAGCCTGGATTTTGTCACCAACGCTCTAGACAATGTCGACGCAAGAACATACGTAGATCGCCGTTGTGTGTTTTATAGAAAACCACTGTTAGAATCTGGTACCCTAGGTACTAAAGGTAATACTCAAGTCATCATTCCAAGATTGACTGAATCATACTCTTCTTCTAGAGACCCACCAGAAAAGTCTATCCCATTGTGTACCCTACGTTCTTTCCCAAACAAGATTGATCACACCATTGCCTGGGCCAAATCTCTTTTCCAAGGTTACTTCACTGATTCCGCCGAAAACGTTAATATGTACTTGACACAACCGAATTTCGTTGAGCAAACACTAAAGCAAAGCGGGGATGTCAAGGGAGTTCTAGAATCCATCTCAGATTCTCTATCTAGTAAACCACacaattttgaagattgtATCAAATGGGCAAGGttagaatttgaaaaaaaattcaaccATGATATCAAGCAGTTACTGTTCAACTTCCCCAAGGATGCCAAGACTTCCAACGGTGAACCATTTTGGTCCGGTGCTAAGCGTGCTCCAACACCATTAGAGTTTGATATTTACAATAACGATCACTTCCATTTTGTCGTAGCAGGTGCTAGTTTACGCGCTTATAATTATGGTATTAAAAGTGATGACTCTAATTCTAAACCCAACGTGGACGAGTATAAGTCCGTCATCGATCATATGATAATTCCAGAATTTACTCCAAATgccaatttgaaaattcaaGTTAATGACGATGATCCGGATCCAAATGCCAACGCGGCTAATGGCTCAGATGAAATTGATCAGCTGGTATCATCCCTACCAGATCCTTCTACTTTGGCTGGCTTTAAACTGGAGCCTGTAGATTTCGAGAAAGACGATGACACTAATCATCATATTGAATTTATAACGGCTTGTTCTAACTGTAGAGCTCAAAACTACTTCATCGAAACTGCTGATCGCCAAAAGACCAAATTCATAGCTGGCCGTATTATTCCTGCCATCGCAACAACCACTTCTTTGGTTACTGGTTTGGTCAATTTGGAATTATATAAACTGATTGACAACAAGACAGATATTGAGCAATATAAGAATGGCTTTGTTAATTTAGCTTTGCCATTTTTCGGTTTTTCGGAACCAATTGCTTCACCAAAGGGAGAATATAACAACAAGAaatatgataaaatttGGGATAGATTTGATATCAAGGGAGATATTAAATTAAGTGATTTAATTgaacattttgaaaaagatgaaggGTTAGAAATAACAATGCTTTCTTATGGCgtttctcttctttatGCCTCATTTTTCCCtccaaagaaattgaaagaaagaCTAAATCTACCAATAACTCAATTGGTTAAATTAGTGACTAAGAAAGATATTCCGGCACATGTATCTACAATGATTCTCGAAATTTGCGCAGATGACAAGGAAGGAGAGGATGTTGAAGTTCCTTTCATTACCATTCATCTATGA
- the DOA1 gene encoding Doa1p (WD-repeat protein involved in Ub-mediated proteolysis; K48-, K29-specific Ub chain binding protein involved in Ub homeostasis; substrate-recruiting adaptor for Cdc48p in mitochondria-associated degradation; inhibits degradation of Ufd2p-dependent substrates; facilitates proteolysis of Cse4p, a centromeric H3-like protein; required for ribophagy; promotes NHEJ in postdiauxic/stationary phase; protein increases in abundance and relocalizes from nucleus to nuclear periphery upon replication stress), whose protein sequence is MGYQLSATLKGHDQDVRDVVAVDDSKVASVSRDGTVRLWSKDDQWLGTVVYTGQGFLNSVCYDSEKELLLFGGKDTMINGVPLFATSGEDPLYTLIGHQGNVCSLSFQDGVVISGSWDKTAKVWKEGSLVYNLQAHNASVWDAKVVSFSENKFLTASADKTIKLWQNDKVIKTFSGIHNDVVRHLAVVDDGHFISCSNDGLIKLVDMHTGDVLRTYEGHESFVYCIKLLPNGDIVSCGEDRTVRIWSKENGSLKQVITLPAISIWSVDCMSNGDIIVGSSDNLVRIFSQEKSRWASEDEINELSTQVEKSTISSKTIEFDESKLSPYEILQSPGRKEGQIVVVKSPQGTIEAHQFSNSSWKKVGDVVGAGATGNDKKIEFEGKTYDYVFDVDIEDGKPPLKLPINVSDNPYTAADNFLARYELPMSYRDQVVQFILKNTNGISLDQPNDNASSSAVSPSKTSVMKVLPVKQYLIMENYNPDTIFNGIVKINSNEKTFDDEILAQIGGALHDIDESWELLLSFANTIRSNWEIKTPAYDIVRLIVKKLPYSSDIKDYIEEGLGNKNITLTMLTVRILVNCFNNENWGVKLLESNQVYKSIFETIDTEFSQASAKQSQNLAIAVSTLIFNYSALVTKGNSDLELLPIVADAINTKYGPLEEYQECEEAAYRLTVAYGNLATVEPTLRQFANSVTWLANIKRSYGNVPRFKDIFDDLS, encoded by the coding sequence ATGGGATATCAATTGAGTGCAACACTTAAAGGGCACGATCAGGACGTCAGGGATGTGGTAGCTGTGGATGATTCAAAGGTTGCTAGTGTTTCGAGGGATGGAACAGTTCGCTTGTGGTCTAAAGATGACCAATGGCTCGGTACGGTAGTTTATACAGGACAAGGATTTTTAAATAGTGTGTGTTATGATTCCGAGAAGGAGTTGTTGCTTTTTGGAGGTAAGGATACTATGATCAACGGTGTGCCCTTGTTTGCCACCTCAGGAGAGGATCCCTTGTATACCTTGATTGGCCACCAAGGGAACGTTTGTAGTTTATCCTTCCAAGATGGTGTTGTGATAAGCGGTAGTTGGGACAAAACCGCAAAGGTTTGGAAAGAAGGATCGTTGGTTTACAATTTGCAAGCACACAATGCCTCTGTATGGGATGCCAAAGTCGTATCCTTCTCAGAAAATAAATTCTTGACAGCTTCCGCCGATAAGACGATTAAACTGTGGCAAAACGATAAAGTGATCAAAACTTTCAGTGGGATTCACAATGATGTAGTAAGACATTTAGCTGTGGTGGATGATGGCCATTTTATCAGTTGTTCAAACGATGGCCTCATCAAGTTGGTTGATATGCATACAGGTGACGTACTAAGAACATATGAAGGCCATGAAAGCTTTGTTTATTGCATTAAACTGCTGCCCAATGGAGATATTGTAAGCTGCGGCGAAGACCGAACAGTCCGTATATGGTCAAAGGAAAATGGTTCGTTAAAGCAGGTAATTACACTTCCTGCCATCTCTATTTGGTCCGTTGATTGTATGTCTAATGGTGATATTATTGTGGGAAGTAGTGATAATCTTGTGAGAATATTTTCGCAAGAGAAGTCAAGATGGGCTTCCGAGGATGAAATAAATGAACTATCTACGCAAGTGGAAAAATCCACTATAAGTTCCAAGACAATAGAATTTGATGAGTCTAAACTATCACCttatgaaattttacaaTCGCCGGGGCGCAAAGAGGGTCAAATTGTGGTAGTCAAATCACCTCAAGGTACTATAGAAGCTCatcaattttcaaattcttcatgGAAAAAGGTTGGTGATGTTGTCGGTGCAGGTGCTACTGGAAAcgacaaaaaaatagaattcGAGGGTAAAACGTATGACTACGTATTTGATGTGGATATTGAAGATGGAAAACCTCCCTTGAAATTGCCGATTAATGTCAGCGACAACCCATATACAGCAGCCGACAATTTTTTGGCTCGTTATGAACTGCCAATGAGTTATAGGGATCAAGTAGTACAGTTCATACTGAAGAACACTAATGGCATATCGCTAGACCAGCCCAACGATAATGCATCATCTTCTGCAGTATCACCTTCAAAAACGAGCGTAATGAAGGTTCTTCCTGTCAAGCAGTATCTTATCATGGAAAATTATAACCCAGATACTATTTTCAATGGaatagtaaaaataaattcaaatgaGAAGAcctttgatgatgaaattctGGCGCAAATTGGTGGCGCACTACATGACATAGATGAAAGCTGGGAGTTGCTACTTTCATTTGCTAACACTATAAGATCTAACTGGGAAATTAAGACTCCTGCATACGACATAGTACGATTgattgtaaaaaaattacctTATTCTTCAGATATAAAAGATTACATCGAAGAAGGCTTGGGCAATAAGAATATCACTCTAACCATGTTAACTGTGCGTATTTTGGTAAATTGCttcaataatgaaaacTGGGGTGTGAAATTACTGGAATCAAATCAAGTTTAtaaatcaatttttgagACTATAGATACTGAATTTTCTCAGGCATCTGCTAAACAGTCACAGAATTTGGCTATTGCAGTTTCCACACTAATTTTCAACTATTCAGCTCTCGTCACGAAAGGGAACTCTGATTTAGAACTTTTGCCTATCGTAGCTGACGCCATCAACACCAAGTATGGGCCATTGGAAGAGTATCAAGAATGCGAAGAAGCCGCATATAGGCTAACCGTAGCTTACGGAAATTTGGCTACTGTTGAACCTACATTAAGACAATTTGCCAACTCCGTAACTTGGCTTGCAAACATCAAAAGGAGCTATGGGAACGTGCCAAGGTTTAAGGATATTTTCGACGATCTCTCCTAA
- the SAC1 gene encoding phosphatidylinositol-3-phosphatase SAC1 (Phosphatidylinositol phosphate phosphatase; role in early and medial Golgi PtdIns4P hydrolysis; regulated by Vps74p interaction; ER localized transmembrane protein which cycles through the Golgi; role in protein trafficking, processing, secretion, and cell wall maintenance; regulates sphingolipid biosynthesis by modulating PtdIns(4)P metabolism; PtdIns4P PPase activity is crucial for autophagosome-vacuole fusion during autophagy; human homolog SACM1L complements autophagy defects of the null), whose product MTGPIVYVQNADGIFFKLAEGKGTNDAVIHLANQDQGVRVLGAEEFPVQGEVVKIASLMGFIKLKLNRYAIIANTVEETGRFNGHVFYRVLQHSIVSTKFNSRIDSEEAEYIKLLELHLKNSTFYFSYTYDLTNSLQRNEKVGPAASWKTADERFFWNHYLTEDLRNFAHQDPRIDSFIQPVIYGYAKTVDAVLNATPIVLGLITRRSIFRAGTRYFRRGVDKDGNVGNFNETEQILLAENPESEKIHVFSFLQTRGSVPIYWAEINNLKYKPNLVLGENSLDATKKHFDQQKELYGDNYLVNLVNQKGHELPVKEGYESVVHALNDPKIHYVYFDFHHECRKMQWHRVKLLIDHLEKLGLSNEDFFHKVIDSNGNTVEIVNEQHSVVRTNCMDCLDRTNVVQSVLAQWVLQKEFESADVVATGSTWEDNAPLLTSYQNLWADNADAVSVAYSGTGALKTDFTRTGKRTRLGAFNDFLNSASRYYQNNWTDGPRQDSYDLFLGGFRPHTASIKSPFPDRRPVYIQLIPMIICAALTVLGATIFFPKDRFTSSKNLLYFAGASIVLALSTKFMFKNGIQFVNWPKLVDVGFLVVHQTHDKEQQFKGLKYAQSPKFSKPDPLKRD is encoded by the coding sequence ATGACAGGTCCAATAGTGTACGTTCAAAATGCGGACGGTATCTTCTTCAAGCTTGCTGAGGGCAAAGGAACTAACGATGCTGTTATTCACTTGGCCAATCAAGATCAAGGTGTTCGGGTCCTTGGAGCAGAGGAATTTCCTGTGCAAGGTGAAGTAGTAAAGATTGCGTCCTTGATGGGGTTCATTAAGCTAAAGTTGAACAGGTATGCCATTATCGCAAATACTGTGGAAGAGACCGGTAGATTCAATGGCCACGTTTTCTATAGAGTGTTGCAACATTCTATCGTATCTACCAAGTTTAACTCGAGAATCGATTCTGAAGAAGCCGAATATATCAAGCTACTGGAGttgcatttgaaaaattccaccttttatttttcatacaCATATGATTTAACAAATTCCTtacaaagaaatgaaaaggTTGGTCCTGCAGCCTCCTGGAAAACCGCTGATGAACGATTCTTTTGGAACCATTACTTAACTGAAGATTTGAGAAACTTTGCTCATCAAGATCCTAGAATTGACTCCTTTATACAACCTGTTATCTATGGGTATGCCAAGACAGTGGACGCCGTTTTGAATGCCACCCCTATCGTTCTTGGTTTGATTACCAGACGTAGTATATTTAGGGCGGGCACAAGATACTTCCGTCGTGGTGTTGACAAAGACGGTAACGTTGGCAATTTCAATGAAACTGAGCAAATTTTACTCGCTGAGAATCCAGagagtgaaaaaatacacGTTTTCTCCTTCTTACAGACAAGAGGATCTGTGCCAATATACTGGGCTGAAATCAACAACTTGAAGTACAAGCCAAATCTTGTTCTTGGAGAAAACTCATTAGATGCGACAAAAAAGCATTTTGACCAGCAAAAGGAGTTATATGGCGACAACTACTTGGTTAACCTAGTCAACCAAAAGGGCCACGAACTACCCGTGAAAGAGGGCTATGAATCAGTCGTGCACGCGCTAAACGATCCGAAGATTCACTACGTGTATTTTGACTTCCACCATGAATGTCGTAAGATGCAATGGCATAGAGTGAAATTGTTAATTGATCACCTGGAGAAATTAGGTTTATCTAACGAAGATTTCTTCCACAAGGTCATAGACTCTAATGGTAACACCGTTGAAATTGTTAATGAGCAACATTCCGTTGTAAGAACAAACTGTATGGATTGTTTGGACAGAACAAATGTCGTTCAATCTGTTTTAGCCCAGTGGGTTTTGCAAAAGGAGTTTGAAAGTGCCGATGTCGTTGCTACTGGAAGCACTTGGGAAGACAACGCTCCATTGTTAACTTCTTACCAAAACTTATGGGCTGATAATGCAGATGCAGTTAGTGTGGCATATTCGGGCACTGGAGCTTTGAAGACCGATTTCACAAGAACCGGTAAGCGTACACGTCTAGGTGCATTCAAcgattttttgaattcagCATCACGTTATTACCAGAACAATTGGACTGATGGTCCAAGACAGGATTCATACGATTTATTCCTTGGTGGATTTAGACCACATACCGCTTCTATCAAGTCGCCATTCCCCGACAGAAGACCAGTGTATATTCAGCTGATCCCAATGATCATTTGCGCAGCCTTGACCGTTTTAGGTGCTACGATATTTTTTCCTAAAGATAGATTTACCAGCAGTAAGAATTTGCTGTATTTTGCAGGTGCGTCGATTGTCTTGGCGCTTTCAACCAAATTCATGTTTAAGAACGGTATTCAGTTTGTCAACTGGCCTAAGTTAGTAGACGTTGGGTTCTTGGTCGTTCATCAAACGCATGATAAAGAACAACAATTCAAAGGTTTGAAATATGCACAGAGTCCTAAATTTTCCAAGCCGGATCCTTTAAAAAGAGATTAA